In Deltaproteobacteria bacterium, the DNA window CTGACCTAATGGCCGACAAAAACATCAGAAGGCTCCTCGTGACCGAGCAGGGGAAGATCAAGGGTATCATAACAGAGAGAGACGTGATGAGGGCCACCCTCGACGTCTTCAAGACCCTTTCAGAGGCCTTTGTCTGAGAATTCACCTGGCATCGCCTC includes these proteins:
- a CDS encoding CBS domain-containing protein yields the protein MTSPLITIDGDAAIGEAADLMADKNIRRLLVTEQGKIKGIITERDVMRATLDVFKTLSEAFV